The Silene latifolia isolate original U9 population unplaced genomic scaffold, ASM4854445v1 scaffold_356, whole genome shotgun sequence DNA window CTCATGCCATTAAAGTAAGCATTAGATTTCTCTGGGCTCATCTTTAATCCAGAAGATTTAGAGAATGTAGAGAATGCTCTCAGGAAAGGTATTATGGAAGTTTTTCTCCCTTACAAAAAAGAAggaggtcatcagcaaacatcaaatGGCAAAGCTTAATGTAAGCACACCTTGGATGAAACTTGAATTGGTAATTTTTAGTGGCATAATTCTGCATTCGAGAGAGATATTCCATACAAATAGTGAAGAGAAGAGGGGATAAAGGATCTCCTTGCCTTAGCCCTCTTTGACCCTTGAAGAATCCAAAAGTTTCACCATTAAGGTTCAAGGAGAAGGATGCAGTTGTAACACAAATCATAATCCATTGCCTGAACTTAGGTGGGAACTTCAGTGCAGTTAGCATTTGCTCCAGGAAATTCCATTCAACAGTGTCGTATGCCTTCTGAAGGTCAATTTTAAACAAGCACCTAGGGGAGGCCTTATGA harbors:
- the LOC141639364 gene encoding secreted RxLR effector protein 78-like; translation: MYNNHKASPRCLFKIDLQKAYDTVEWNFLEQMLTALKFPPKFRQWIMICVTTASFSLNLNGETFGFFKGQRGLRQGDPLSPLLFTICMEYLSRMQNYATKNYQFKFHPRCAYIKLCHLMFADDLLLFCKGEKLP